From a region of the Solanum stenotomum isolate F172 chromosome 2, ASM1918654v1, whole genome shotgun sequence genome:
- the LOC125856473 gene encoding uncharacterized protein LOC125856473, which yields MFIIKTLRASVFGLYGYMNFTKSAFSEHAKNFKPEDMQVQMEGKNCIVTGANSGIGFATAEGLASRGATVYMVCRNKERGEAALTKIHSNTGNKNVYLEVCDISSVNDVKSFTSRFCSKDVPVHVLVNNAGLLEANRVITPEGYELSFATNVLGTYTLTELMLPLLEKAAPDARVITVSSGGMYTSPLTTDLQFSGDTFDGVVQYARNKRIQIALTEKWAEKYKDKGVGFYSMHPGWAETPGVAKSLPDFSKSFEGKLRSSEEGADTVIWLALQPKEKLVPGAFYFDRAEAPKHLPLTGTKNSHSAIDSIIEKLRPFAGL from the exons GGAACATGCAAAAAATTTCAAGCCTGAAGATATGCAAGTTCAAATGGAAGGAAAGAATTGCATTGTCACAGGTGCAAATTCCGGCATAGGTTTCGCAACTGCTGAGGGTCTCGCTTCACG TGGGGCGACCGTTTACATGGTATGCCGTAATAAAGAGAGGGGAGAGGCTGCTCTTACCAAAATTCACTCAAACACGGGGAATAAAAATGTCTACTTGGAG GTCTGTGATATCTCATCAGTCAATGATGTCAAATCCTTCACTTCCAGGTTTTGTTCAAAAGATGTGCCTGTACATGTCCTG gtTAATAATGCTGGCCTGCTTGAAGCTAATCGTGTCATCACACCAGAAGG ATATGAGCTGAGTTTTGCTACaaatgttcttggaacttacaCCTTGACTGAGTTGATGTTACCACTCCTAGAGAAGGCTGCACCTGATGCTCGTGTTATCACAGTTTCCTCTGGTGGAATGTACACATCTCCATTGACTACTGATTTacag TTTAGTGGTGACACGTTTGATGGGGTGGTACAGTATGCTCGGAACAAGAGAATTCAG ATTGCACTGACAGAAAAATGGGCTGAAAAGTACAAGGATAAAGGTGTTGGTTTCTACTCCATGCACCCAGGGTGGGCCGAGACGCCTGGAGTAGCCAAGAGTTTGCCGGATTTTTCTAAATC ATTTGAAGGAAAACTTAGAAGTAGTGAGGAAGGTGCAGATACAGTTATCTGGTTGGCATTACAACCAAAAGAGAAGTTGGTTCCTGGAGCATTTTATTTTGACAGAGCTGAAGCACCAAAACATCTGCCATTAACAGGCACCAAGAACTCTCATTCTGCTATAGACTCCATAATTGAGAAACTTAGGCCTTTTGCTGGCTTATAA